Below is a window of Drosophila nasuta strain 15112-1781.00 chromosome X, ASM2355853v1, whole genome shotgun sequence DNA.
AAAAgtacgtatatatgtacatatgtacatatatgtattggTGTAGTGTAGATCTGTGTGTAGCGGAACAAGGTCAAGGCGTCGACAGTGGCCAAAAACCACTAACGTCAACAACATCAGCCATGaggcaacacacaacaaacaacatcaaatggccaacgccaacgccttTTCGCTTGCACCTGAAGGCAACTTTGTTACCCGACAACACCCCCCACCACCGCTTTTCCCCTTCCCACCTCGTCactgtgtgggtgtgtgttaGTCGCCAACCCACCTGCAAAATGGCCTCAAAgagattttaaatattatattacgtatacgcagaaatagaaataaataatcgaAATTGTCgctaaatatacatttaacatttttatgtatAAACTCATGTATGCGTACATATATCACAGGCAATTACTAAAGTTCTACTTAGCCGCCTCGGGCTGGGGCTGGCGACCCGCTGTTGCCTAGGGGAACTGCTCAGACACAATGCTCttcacgtttttttttaattcaaacgCGACGACACTGATTTCTATTTATAGTCAAGTGATTTCAACTTGATACGATTACACAGGATTTTAGCCCGGAGTGTCATCAATTAGCTCTTTGAATGACGCTTAATTAGTTGTTGCACTCTCTTGCtcttatttttcatttctttaacTCGATTTGCACTTTTCAAAATACGTTTTGCAAAATGATTTCGAGTCGCATATTCAggatatttacatttaaatgagGCATcagaaattgcaaatattacaatgcataaataattctcgtattattatttcaatacattttttttaattcttatatttttacatacaataatatctattatatttatgactacttataaaaattgaagtatttatttaaaaagtaattttgtaTGGTTTGCTTTGGTTagcaatatggtatattttgtactctacaGAATATTTTCGAATGGGATAGTAtatcgttataccaaatatagtctttagtatttttggttaACAATCagttatattttgtactctatgaaagtgtgaatgaaatatatcaatttaccaaatatagtcttcggtatttttcaatatttttcggtatatattttttgtatttggtatattttacgaaaAATATCACaacgttttgcttttattgaaaacggatagcgggtatctcacagtcgagtacactcgactacAGCTAACACATCGTACTTGTTTAGTACTTCGTGCGGTGTGTCTATTcgaattaatttcaatttatttttaagtttttcaaaCATCTTATACtataataaaaccatattttgatttgtataattttttcaaatcaaaaatttttgaattattcaCTATATATTGCACAATTAAACAGTTTATGTTCAAAATTCTATTACTATTGTGAACTTTTTTATAATGCGTATAATGTTCGGTGTctctatttaatttgtatgattattcacattatttatcattattattatggtgaactatttttacatttgtttcacgattttattattcatcaCTTTTTGCAGCTAGTCGACAgatacagcagcagcattggcGATAGATATAGTCCGCACTATTATCAGGTTTGTCAGAGATCGtcatcgttatcgttatcgttatggttatcgttatcgttctATCGATGCAATGCATGTGCCCCCTTCTCATGTTATTCGaatgcattaaataatatttaatgattCGTAAAATGCAGCTTATTAACCAAGCAAATCGAATTGTTCATATTAGCTAAGGCTTCCACTAAAATCAGCTAAAATTAATGCTTAAATGTAAACAGCAAATTCATGCCGTCAAGGCAATCTCCATAGATGTGCCAATAAATCGTCGTCGTCAGGCAAACACGAATTTAATTCGAGAcaagaaatatgcaaatgtttatgtatgtgcatatacaATGTATATATAGCGATAAGTTGTCGTGTGTTTCGACACACAAACATAGacagtatatacatatagtgtATAATGCCCATCAGATCAGTCACAATAGATCAAAATCAGAAGTCAGAAAAGTGAAAGAACTTTTGCCTGCGATGATGTTTGCGATTTCTTTTTGGCTTCTCAGGGTCGAATGCCGcgacaaaaagcaaaagttttcgcttcgcttcgttcGTCTCTTTTCAGTTCtttcgtctctctctctctcttctcctTCCTCCTTGCGACGCCTCGCTGTCGctgattttatttgaatatgttATGACAAAGCAGACAACCGATAAGCAAAACTAAActgaaaacaaacacaaacaaaaaaaaaaaaaaaaaaaaaaaaaacgaaaacgaaaataataaatgaaaatcgaaaagggaaaagaaagcaaaacagaaaatacaGTTTCACTTTCCCATTGACTTTGGCTACTGTCCCTGAAATTGACAAAACCCCAACAAGGACGTGGCTCGAGGGGCATCCCCCCTTACCCCCTCTGCCTCTCCCCCTGTTTCACTGTTTGCGTTTTGTCTGTATTTTGGGGCGACCTTCGCCTTTGCCCATAAATTTTGGCTGGCCGAGCTTTTGGcaagctgaaactgaaactgaagctcaATTGTCGCCTAGGCACAAACTTGATGCCCATAAATAATTGCCAACTGCCAAAACATACAACAACATTTACATATCCGCAACGCGAAATCATTTACAAATCGCCTACAGAGATagactctcgactctcgactctcgactctgCTCCAAGAAGCCAGCTCAAGTGACAAGCGTCACAAATTATGCCATATTCGCTGTCAAAcacagcagcagagcagagcagagcatccttctttcatattttcttttttttttttttgctgatttctttttttacttttggGATTTTCCTCTGTTGTctttgtcgtcgttgtcttaagtgtattattattgtgatgAGCTCATAAACGTTGCTTTGCATGGTCACCACTAAAATGTATTGTCAGTGCGCAATTTTCTTAATTCTTGTTGAGATTTGTGGAATTAAGCGTTCTTACTAACCTCTGCTGATGCCTTGAATTTGCTTCAGGATTAACACTGATTGTTCTTAGAGACGATTGCAATTAAATGGCATGGAGAAAACGCAGTTTTGTTTagtaatcaaaatatatttatagattgCTTGCCAGGTTTATGATTAAAGAAGAATATATCGAATCTTTATTTctcaattaaatatactttgtGTTGTAAAGGAAacctttaaaaatatgttttactATCACTTGCTTAACTTGAAATCTGATAATGTgttcaaaacattttttttgctaatgcttggaaattgaatgcaaattaTGTTGacaatatacattttgtaaaGATAATCGCTTTAATTTAGaagtaatttcaaatttaacaaacatttgaaattttaatgtaatatttttacttGAAGCATTCAAAGatgtttgaaaaaaaaaacggttTGCTTTTGAGGTAGCTCttgttttcaaaaaattaaaaatttgttttcagttCTTTAAGAGTCTAgtatagaaaaaaatgaagGCAACTTAACTTGTTTAAAGGGAAGAAAAATacaatgtaaataaattaacttagCGATAGGAAAACAACGTGAGgaataattacaatatatacaatttatagaatatttccataaaactttactttattttataagtaAACGAAACTAAATGAAACATTCTCAAacaatatacaacaaaatataaagattaacttcaattatttaaaaaatattgtgttCTCAATTTGGAAAAGTATTCGAGGATTgggcaaataatttaaaaatattaagaaaccTATTCCAAAAACATAAAGTTTCACTCCagatatgaaaaaaaaaaaattgaattctaaattcgaaaaagtatttaaatattagacaataaatttaaaatgtgaagaataattcatttataacattaaaaaaaacttaaagtTACTCTccaatgatttaaaaaaaaacttgaatcCTGGATTCGAAAAAGTATTCGACAATAAATTGAAAGCCTTAAGAACAATAAATTTAGAACAAAATATGAAGATTCACTTTAATTCAAAATCAGAAAGCATAAAGCTTCGCtacaattatttcaataacTGGAATTCtaaattctataaaattaTTCGAATATTTGAGAAATtgagtaaaaagtaaaaaagtttGACTTTCTTTTAGGAAGGAAATATGCTATGAGCATGGAGCATTTTAGAAAGATTTGTACATTTTGTGGCTTGTTTATAAACATTATATTGTGTGTGAACTCGTATTAATTGTGACAAACACTTTTCGTTTTGCAGTCGCCCAGCCGCCTGGAAACCTCAGAACAGACCACAGGACGCCAGCTGCAACGTGTGCTGCACTATTCGATGGCTCCTTGCCGCAGTTTGCCGGGTCTGAGACGCGCCGAGTGCGCCATACACGATGTTGACTGTGATGAAGTCTATCCGGGCATTTACATAGGCGATGCGTAagttctccttctctctctcttactcagagttaactctctctctctctctctctttgaaGTGCGGCggctaaaaacaaaacatactTGAGGCTGATGGGCATTACGCACGTGTTGAATGCGGCGGAAGGTTGTCGCTATGGTCAAGTGGACACTGGACACAGTTACTATCGGGATATGCCCAGCGTTAGGTGcgtgaagaagaagaagaaattgaatttatgatCATAATCAATGCGGGGCATCATTTGGCGCACATTAATTATTGATTCAACTTTAGTTTCTTAAACTCACATATTTatgttgattattattattattatttctttctttggcACTTTTGATTCGATGGCGATCGCTAACAAAATTTTGATGACATTTTTCCacctcttcttttttttcgtttcgttctcTTCAAAATCTGCACACACCTTGTATATAATGTCTCAttcacaaaaacacaaacattcAATGCATTATCTTTCACACTGTGTGGgtcatttgctgttgttgttgctgtggtggtggttgttgtATTGTTTGTGTGTACAGACGCCAACATAAGGATTGCTTTTTTAGATATATGGGATTCCCCATGATCGATGCGCCCACGACAGACATTTCCCGTTACTTCTATGTGGCATCCAAGTTCATCGACAGCGCCATCAGCAGCGGCGGTGAGTAGCTGAACTACTCTAGTGTCTTTTCACATTAATgaactttctctctctctctctctctgtctctctcttagGCAAAGTGCTGGTACATTGCCTGGTGGGCATGTCGCGATCGGCCACCTGCGTCCTGGCGTATCTGATGATTTGCCGTAAAATGTCCGCCGTAGATGCGATACGCACGGTTCGGATGCGCCGTGAAATTCGACCAAACGATGGCTTCCTTCAGCAGCTCGCCGATCTCGATATGGAGCTGAAGCGCAAGAATCTTTATCCCTATTAAGCCACCCCCTCTCCCCTGCCCCTACCCCTTTCCCACTcaaaaacaaactaacaaaCTTCCCCCCCCcctacccacacacacacaaccaaagatacacacacactatagTACTGAataagagcgagagagaaacacaaaTATAACGTATACGACGAATACGTGATTTGTCTTGATATTAAAcgttgacacacacacatacacaaataaatatatatcccacacacacacacaaacacacacacacacacacatatatagacCACAAAAAAGCGTTGTtctaaactatttataatgaaaaagCTAACGACTTAAAGGTAACTTGGTCTTCTGAAAAAGAaccgaaaataataaagaaaacatttcaaaatacaaaacaaaactgttCAACTGATCAACTGTATAATCATGGCAActagatatatatgtatagttaTATATAGAATCGGCCATACTTCCATTTAGTGGGAATCAAGTTACACTAGAGAAACTCCACAGCGATACATAGCGACCTAGGCGttacaccaacaacaacaataactacaacaaaaacaaaaacaaaattaagatGAGAACGTAATCGAGCTGACATTTTACCATATGATTAatgtatacacacatacatacatacatatacatatatatgcatacgtctttatatatgtattccTATGAAATGACTTTTTTGTatgcaaaaaacgaaaaaacaaaaaccaaaaaactcTTTCGAATTGTGGTTCATCTCTTCTACCCAAGCTTACATCTACATATATAGTTAAGATCTtactatatactacatacatatgcatatgtatatgtatatgtacttAGGCGTTTAAGATGAGCTGAagaacaaaaccaaaaaccaaaaccaacaagaacaacacacAATGAAACAATGTATAGAACACAAGAGAAAAtctaatatacatatactatatatcatatatattggtatatatgtactatatattgaCCTTATATCTACATAGATGTATAaactaatatatatttaaaaaaaaagaaacattaaagtatatatacatatatatatatatgaagaaAACTGTGTATTGATGATAAGTATATACAAGCTGCGTTATATACACcccctatatatatatattatatgtacttatatatacatgcatatatatacaacTACATGTATATTCAACTATTGTACAATGAAATAGCAAAGCTAACTTCACAACAAACAAAGagatcaacaacaaacaaacaagcagcGACAACATCAATAAGATGCAAtcggcaaacaaacaaaacataaaattaaagaaaaaaaaacaaaaaataaataaataaaacaaaacaccaaattcatattttctaGAACATGTATGAGCAAAAAaccaagaaaacaaaaaaaaaaaaaaaactaaactaaaaaccaaaaattgtcTCTAAaaagtgattaataaaaacaaaactataaaacattgaaaatttattgtgatcttttttatattatggTTTGGCACCCGCAGCTTAaagattaagtttgtttcgtTTGCCTTATGCAGACATAATAATCAATTTCAGTCAGGAAATAGAGAATTGCTTTTCATCTTCTTGGCAAATGAATGAATCATGAGACatagtaattaattaatatggGATATAGCTCCCATTATCGCTAATGTAGTGCAAAACTAATATTATTCAGGAAGTTTCTCAAAATGGTTCTATTCTTTTTGACTGaacttaaaatgtattattgtcAAGCTTTAGTAAAGCTTATTTTCTGTTATTTCCTGTTGTAGGTTCGGattaaaaattctatataaacatatttctgttttttacaCTACTTTTTTTGAAAAGAATATTTTCTGTTATTTGTACAGAAAcgtaaaacaaaatttacCCGTTATATTCttcacattcgtttttttttcaaaaaaaataattgtgttatttatttaagttttattttcaaaaaactATTTTCTGTTGAAAATCTTGGCTATACAGTTTCTTTATAACAAttctgtttgtctgttttaCTTAATATGTTCTCAATTTTCCTCACTATATAATTCAGCTTCTGCAATTATGTGGATCATTTCCATATTATCAAAAGAAATGTTGATCATATGTATTTCCTATTAtctgtttttttaaattattgtatataacgTTTCTtagtatatagtacatatgtatgtatatatttttttttaataatttgtatattttatagaattttgAAGAGTGATTTGTCGGTTCGGTATTATAACTTCGTGTATGCAggaaatgtacatacatatataacagATAGAGggaggcatctctgaccccataaagtatgtatatgggtaattctctaaCGTATTTGTCCAGTGCGAGACtatttatagtaaatataacataaacagaaacaatttaaaaaataagaaaaggttaTTCTCTTAGCTCTAATGTAGTACTTTAACTAGAGCTAAAAATGGTTTTAGAATTTCTGCTttaagataattgcaaaaatggtcaaattcgtacgcaaaccaaaacaagtaagaaagttacagtcgagtgtggtcgactgtgagatacccgctacctatttttaataaaagcaaaatattgcggtattattttcaacatataccgaaaatacttaaaaatactaaaaatataccaaatggtatgtttgatatatcgataaagtactgcattcaaaatataccacagacggtacaatataccagattgtcagccaaagcaactaagacccctagtaagtaggcgtttttgcccatacaaaagtatttctttaaaaacttcgacaatttttatctgatcgcaaccaaattttcaggaatcacaactaccataaaaattattgtatataccaaaattttagctttaaaattacgcttgttatttgatttttttgatttgcggggcgtaagtgggcgtggcaaaaatttgaaacgaacttgatctgcgtgcaaacataataaatgctgtcgaaaaaaattatagctctatctcttatagtctctgagatccagtgtttcatacggacagacggacagacacacagacggacatggctagatcgtgtcggctgttgacactgatcaagaatatatatactttatagggtcggagatgtctcgttctacctgttacatacatttcctgccggcacaaagttataatacccttctaccctatgggtagcgggtataaaaatgaacgaattccTCAAATCAATCTCTTAACAGCTCTAAAATATAGTGCTTTAAGAAtaactttcatttatttttaaaattgttttagtttgtgtattttttactgtaaagagtctcgcacgggacaaattccgtCAGAGAATTagccatatatgtataatagatagatctataatttttcgacaacatttgttatatttgcagccagatcaagtttgttaaCAAATTTGCCATGCCCACTTCCCCCTAGGAAATCGACAAAAACCAATCAACAAGCGTAATATTGAAGCTAGAGAGATTTTTGTATAGTATTTAAGAATCCTGAAagtttggttgcgatcaaacaaaaattgcagaagaaaattaagaaatacttaGACTgaatatctggtatattttgcactctatgatatattttgaaagtggcactatataaatataccaaacatagcttttgctatatatatttttaattatttttgtagtgtctattttaaaattgataccgaactttatttattcaaaataggtaaCGGGTAATTCAACGctaagcacactcgactgtagctttcttacttgttaatcttaaaatgcaaatttagcacattaaatcaattaagaTTTCTTTCACCAAAAAATCTTATTAcaggattttttttttgcaagatcgaaaaaatcttaaatcaagacttgcaatctactttttaatgtaaattcttttctctctgtgtaaaagtttattttcaaagaaaatatctcttattttgttttcagaAAAATATATCCTGTTGAAAATTTTGCCTctatagtttatttataacaataaataattagttatattttcttgttaacaataataatgtctggtatttaaatttaaattttctcaatttttatcattatataatttagttgCTACAACTATACTACtatgatttcatttataaatgttgCCAATATTTcctaatatattatataatttttaataattattgtaatttttttttaaatggaatAAAGTTGACAAATTTTccaagtatatgtatatttgttgaatgatttgtattttctgtAGGGGTTTTTTGTTCATATTGAAACGACATTTTTTTCacttcttttatttacaatatatctATTTACACAAtaagtaaattgaataattaatattaaattaacagaAATAGCAGTTACATCTTTTCAGTTGGTTGGATTTATCTATCGGGAAGATCGAGTATTTGGTAACTTTTCAGTCTTCTTACTGTTAAATTGTTGTCTATTAGATTTAAggataaattattttcatattagatgtatttcttaataaatttctttttttcttcttttatggTTGAAATACTAAGATTTTTGTGAATATTTGCATTAGATACATAAGAAAGAGCATTGCCAATTTGTCGCATAATGAAAAAGGttgtgtttttaataattaaattatattttctgttATCAATTCAAAACTTTAGTCAACTTTTCCCACTAAGTATGTAGACatggaattatttatttttttaaatattgaaaagaataatatatttattattcattcaGAAATGACCTCCACCTTTCCCTTATttaacaattgtttttttcaaTATGTAATCAACATAATTCTTAAAAGCGTTTCCTCtgctatttaaattcattaatgcatttagtatataattaaCTTTGGctactttaatattatttccatGCCTTGTGACTTTGACCTTGAAGAGAAcacacaaattaataatttatttgtgcttCTGTTCGTCAGTCAGTTGAAAATTGGCAGATGCAGAGTAGAGGAGCGAAACGAGGTTGTTGTTGATATGGAGGGGGGAGAAAAAAAGGGGTTGTCAAGGTGTTTCTCACTCGCATGCAGCGAGgataattacaacaaaattttgatTGCTTCGGCATTAAGAATAACAGCACATTAGggaacattatttttaataaccCATCAAGACAGTGAAGTAGACGTAACGAGTGCTCCACACACTGTACTGTAAATACGAGTATTCCTCAGTTTCCGCCACCAGCTGAGGGAAACGCTTAAAAATTTGTAGTCCATACTTACAAATTGCCACTGTAAATTCAATTGCTGTTGAGGttgcacgtgtgtgtgtttaagtctgtgtctgtgtctgtggcAGGGGCAAAGTGTTGATGGTGCCAGGAGTCGCAGTGTGTGTCGGGGTCGAGCTCAGTGTTTGGGCATGGTGTCGGAGTCGGTGTCAGtgtcggggtcggggtcggggtcggggtcgggtTCGAAgtcagagtcggagtcggagtcggggtcAGTGGGGCCATTATCTAGACATTAGTTGCGCCTGCTAACTGCCTGGCAACACCTGCAGCGGCATCGACTGGTTATCAGCACATAAAGAGAGCAAGaaaagaaagacagagagagagagagagaaagagagagactctgtgtgtgtgtgtgttgtggctAAAAGCCGAGCTtgtaattaaaagaaattgcTACCTGAGAATGCATGCCGAGAGCTGGTTAAAGTCACTGTTCAAAATGTGGAATGAGGCGAGGAGCGTTCGCTCCACCGCATAGTTGACCCTAATTTAAAACTATCAATAACTACGCCACAAGAACACACT
It encodes the following:
- the LOC132796299 gene encoding dual specificity protein phosphatase 3 isoform X1; translation: MSWRYALVDRYSSSIGDRYSPHYYQSPSRLETSEQTTGRQLQRVLHYSMAPCRSLPGLRRAECAIHDVDCDEVYPGIYIGDAAAAKNKTYLRLMGITHVLNAAEGCRYGQVDTGHSYYRDMPSVRRQHKDCFFRYMGFPMIDAPTTDISRYFYVASKFIDSAISSGGKVLVHCLVGMSRSATCVLAYLMICRKMSAVDAIRTVRMRREIRPNDGFLQQLADLDMELKRKNLYPY
- the LOC132796299 gene encoding dual specificity protein phosphatase 3 isoform X2, coding for MSWRYALVDRYSSSIGDRYSPHYYQSPSRLETSEQTTGRQLQRVLHYSMAPCRSLPGLRRAECAIHDVDCDEVYPGIYIGDAAAAKNKTYLRLMGITHVLNAAEGCRYGQVDTGHSYYRDMPSVRYMGFPMIDAPTTDISRYFYVASKFIDSAISSGGKVLVHCLVGMSRSATCVLAYLMICRKMSAVDAIRTVRMRREIRPNDGFLQQLADLDMELKRKNLYPY
- the LOC132796299 gene encoding dual specificity protein phosphatase 3 isoform X3 is translated as MSWRYASPSRLETSEQTTGRQLQRVLHYSMAPCRSLPGLRRAECAIHDVDCDEVYPGIYIGDAAAAKNKTYLRLMGITHVLNAAEGCRYGQVDTGHSYYRDMPSVRRQHKDCFFRYMGFPMIDAPTTDISRYFYVASKFIDSAISSGGKVLVHCLVGMSRSATCVLAYLMICRKMSAVDAIRTVRMRREIRPNDGFLQQLADLDMELKRKNLYPY